A genomic segment from Corythoichthys intestinalis isolate RoL2023-P3 chromosome 2, ASM3026506v1, whole genome shotgun sequence encodes:
- the atp13a2 gene encoding cation-transporting ATPase 13A2 isoform X2 yields MDAQGYKWVRWRVWLCHLIAVLSLGLLLVLFHWHPRLALWARCCRCPLALADFVLLRDNFGQKHVVKVLTEEMEQGSLDSLGDAEVTECNDTIQLNQENKTLLRYYLFEGLRYVWLDKKAAFCLVSVFNEDWTCKDLHGFKNGLSHHEQNFRRQVYGPNLIDVPVKSYFTLLREEVLNPFYVFQIFSMGLWMFDEYYSYSACILTISLISIIVSLYEIRKQRVTLHNMARLVTNVTVIRKSGELENVSSTELVPGDCLCLPKDGLLMPCDAALLAGECLIDEGMLTGESVPVLKTPVVDSEKKYSSEAERKHSLFCGTHLIRAKEGRPGDGGAVAVVTGTGFFTAKGSLVSSILYPQPTDFRFYRDATKFLLILGSLSLIGTIYSFIILSGYEMSPIEVVIRVLDIITIVVPPALPAAITVGTLYAQHRLKKNGIFCISPPRINVCGKLSMFCFDKTGTLTEDGLDMWGVMEGRYDGFSEVVADPRLLPRGPLLSCLACCHTLALLQGQPVGDPLELKMFQSTGWTLQEPGDDGGVLNAEFGGHRVLAVTRPPSKQLPFYATSTSEPVAIVQRFPFSSALQRMSVVTVAYGGRSALAFMKGSPEMVASLCRQETVPPQFSKKLCSFSSEGLRVLALGYKTMDTSKDLSSTERGEVEKDMQFLGLLMLKNLVKPESAKVISTLRQARIRTVMVTGDNILTAVNVAQTCGMVSSDERVIFVEATARAAQTAPTLRFTAEDGDGTLITTQGLYQADYDYHLAINGSSFAALCDHFPEHLPKVLMRTTVFARMAPDQKTQLVKELQNLNYRVGMCGDGANDCGALRAADAGVSLSEAEASIASPFTSKTENISCVPLLIREGRCSLVTAFSLFRYMAVYSIIQFCSVLILYTVSTNLADLQFLFIDIVLVTLLAIVMGKGGPSEELSPNRPPANLLTLSVLGSLFIHISVIIAGQLAVLFITASQDWYIPLNSTVFGTDNLPNMENTCVFSLSGFQYIFMTVVVTKNYPHKKPLYHNVIFLCLLLILFAVMTCLVLYPDAS; encoded by the exons ATG GATGCTCAGGGCTACAAGTGGGTCAGATGGCGGGTGTGGTTGTGTCACCTTATCGCCGTGCTGTCCCTTGGCCTTCTCTTGGTTTTGTTTCACTGGCACCCTCGGCTAGCTCTTTGGGCTCGCTGTTGCCGCTGTCCTTTGGCCCTCGCAGATTTTGTTCTACTACGA GACAATTTTGGCCAGAAGCATGTAGTGAAGGTGCTCACTGAGGAAATGGAGCAGGGCAG TTTGGATTCATTGGGTGATGCAGAGGTTACCGAATGTAACGACACTATTCAGCTCAACCAGGAGAAT AAAACACTTCTGCGCTATTACCTATTTGAAGGCCTTCGATATGTATGGCTGGACAAGAAGGCAGCTTTCTGTCTTGTGAG TGTCTTCAATGAGGACTGGACCTGCAAGGACCTTCATGGCTTCAAAAATGGTTTGAGTCACCATGAGCAGAACTTTAG GAGACAAGTATATGGGCCCAACCTGATTGACGTACCAGTGAAATCGTATTTTACTCTATTAAGAGAAGAG GTCCTGAACCCATTCTATGTGTTTCAGATATTTAGCATGGGCCTGTGGATGTTTGATGAGTATTACTCCTACTCTGCATGTATACTTACAATCTCGCTGATCTCCATCATTGTCTCACTTTATGAGATTCGCAAG CAAAGAGTCACTCTTCACAACATGGCCCGCTTGGTCACCAATGTCACAGTGATAAGGAAGTCGGgag AGCTGGAGAATGTTAGTTCGACGGAGCTGGTGCCTGGTGACTGCTTATGCTTACCCAAGGATGGTCTGCTGATGCCTTGTGATGCAGCCCTGCTGGCAGGGGAGTGTCTAATCGATGAGGGCATGTTGACAG GTGAGAGCGTCCCAGTGCTGAAAACTCCCGTGGTGGATTCAGAGAAAAAATATAGCTCAGAAGCTGAGCGCAAACATTCACTGTTCTGTGGAACGCACCTTATTCGGGCCAAAGAGGGGCGTCCCGGAGACGGTGGCGCTGTTGCCGTTGTCACAGGCACAG GTTTTTTTACTGCCAAAGGTAGCTTGGTCAGCTCTATTCTGTACCCTCAGCCCACCGACTTTCGTTTCTACCGAGATGCTACAAAGTTCCTGCTCATCTTGGGTTCTCTGT CTTTGATTGGGACCATCTACAGCTTTATCATCCTCTCAGGATACGAA ATGAGCCCAATTGAGGTGGTGATCCGGGTTCTGGATATCATCACCATTGTGGTTCCTCCGGCACTGCCTGCCGCTATCACAGTCGGTACCCTCTATGCCCAGCATAGGCTTAAGAAAAACGGCATCTTCTGTATTAGCCCGCCACGCATCAATGTCTGTGGCAAGCTGTCCATGTTCTGTTTTGACAAG ACAGGAACTCTGACAGAGGATGGGCTTGACATGTGGGGAGTGATGGAGGGGCGATATGACGGTTTTTCGGAGGTTGTGGCTGACCCTAGGCTTCTCCCACGGGGGCCCTTACTGTCTTGCCTGGCCTGCTGTCACACTCTGGCCCTGCTGCAAGGGCAGCCTGTTGGTGACCCTTTGGAGCTAAAAATGTTTCAATCCACCGGTTGG ACACTTCAGGAACCAGGGGATGACGGCGGGGTACTGAATGCGGAGTTTGGTGGGCACCGAGTATTAGCCGTAACAAGACCTCCTTCAAAGCAGCTACCTTTTTATGCAACT TCTACAAGTGAGCCTGTAGCGATTGTGCAGCGGTTTCCCTTCTCTTCCGCCCTGCAGAGGATGAGTGTGGTGACGGTGGCCTACGGCGGACGCTCTGCTTTAGCTTTCATGAAAGGCTCTCCGGAGATGGTCGCAAGCCTCTGCCGACAAGAGACTG TGCCGCCACAGTTCTCAAAGAAACTTtgcagcttttccagtgaaggtCTCCGAGTTCTTGCGCTTGGTTATAAAACAATGGACACAAGCAAGGATCTGAGTTCAACTGAACG AGGGGAGGTAGAAAAAGACATGCAGTTCTTGGGTTTGCTGATGCTGAAGAACCTGGTAAAGCCTGAGAGTGCCAAGGTCATTAGCACATTGAGGCAGGCGAGGATTCGAACTGTCATGGTCACCG GTGACAACATTCTAACAGCAGTCAATGTTGCCCAAACCTGCGGAATGGTGAGCTCTGATGAGCGGGTCATCTTTGTTGAGGCCACTGCCCGCGCGGCTCAAACCGCACCCACCCTGAGGTTCACGGCGGAAGATGGAGACGGCACATTAATCACAACCCAG GGTCTCTACCAGGCAGATTATGACTATCACTTGGCTATTAATGGGAGTTCATTTGCTGCCCTCTGTGATCACTTCCCTGAGCATCTACCAAAG GTTTTGATGCGAACGACTGTCTTTGCCCGTATGGCACCTGACCAAAAAACACAGCTGGTGAAAGAACTCCAGAACCTGAA TTACAGAGTGGGCATGTGTGGAGATGGCGCGAATGACTGCGGTGCCTTAAGAGCCGCTGATGCTGGGGTGTCTCTGTCAGAGGCAGAGGCCTCCATTGCTTCGCCTTTCACCTCCAAAACTGAAAACATCAGCTGTGTACCACTACTCATAAG AGAAGGTCGATGTTCTCTGGTCACCGCGTTCAGCCTCTTCAGATACATGGCTGTGTACAGCATAATTCAGTTCTGCTCCGTGCTCATCCTATACACA GTGAGCACCAATCTGGCTGACCTACAGTTCCTGTTCATTGACATCGTGCTGGTGACGTTGCTAGCTATCGTGATGGGCAAAGGCGGCCCCAGTGAGGAACTAAGCCCCAACCGGCCTCCGGCCAATCTGCTGACCTTGTCCGTTTTAGGCAGCCTCTTCATTCACATCAGCGTGATTATCGCGGGACAGCTGGCTGTGCTGTTCATCACGGCCTCACAGGATTG gtaTATTCCCCTCAATTCCACAGTGTTTGGGACTGACAA